The stretch of DNA GACATCAGATTGAATCTTGTCCTGCTGGTTTCTATAATATGTTCCACCAGTTCGAACATTTCTCCGGTTCCGCTGGTTCCGCCCATTACCTTTGGTATCTGCATAAAGATAATGGTAGTTGAAATACCGCTTATGAAACCGCCCATAACCGGAGATGAAATATAACTTACAAGCCGGCCGGCCTTAAGATTTGAAAGAAGAACAAGCCAGATTCCGACGAAAAAGCTGACCACAGGCACTATCTGCACAGCCCGTTCAGATCCGCTTTCCACTTCAAGCGCTGTAAGAAAAGCTCCTACAAGAGCAGCCGGAGCAGCATCGACTCCGAATATGAACTGTTTTGAAGTAGACAGCAGTCCGAAAATCAGGATCGGAAAAATGGATCCGTAAAGGCCGTACACCGCAGGAAGTCCGGAAACCTGTGCATACCCCATTGAAATCGGAATTGAAACCAGTGCAATGATAACGCCTGTAAATATATCTGTCGGTATTTTCTTCACCGAAATGTCCTTATAAATCATCTTATCCCCTCTTTCAGAATCACTGATCAACCGGAAACCCGGCTTTGACGGATTTCCGGAAGTGGGATTTGCGGAGCTTCGCCCCGGAACCCCTCGCTGATTTATGAATAAATCAGCATTTCCATAACTGTATGATTATATTTTACACTAATCTGACTTAGTGTGCAACAGTAAAACAGAAGACCTGCGGAAAAAATTCGCAGGTCTTCTGTTAACATTTATTAAACTGATCAGATAATACTGTTATTCAAAAAGCGGAGTTGAGAAATATCTTTCAGCTGTATCAGGCAGAATAGTAACAACAGTTTTACCTTCTCCCAGCTTTTCAGCCATACGAAGAGCAGCCGCAACATTGGTGCCGCTGGAAATACCGCACATGATGCCTTCCAGACGTGCAAGATCCTTGGCGGTTTTAATAGCGTCCTCGTCACTGATAATGCAGATGTCGTCATATATATTCTGATTGAGTATCTTCGGAATAATACCGTCGCCTATACCCATCTGAAGATGTGTACCTATGGTACCGCCGGCAAGAATAGCTGCATTTTCCGGCTCAACTGCCCAGATAGTGATATCAGGATTCTGTGCCTTAAGCACCTCACCTATTCCTGTTATGGTGCCGCCTGTACCGATGCCTGAGCAGAAGCCGTCGATAGTAACTGCCGCTTCCTCCATTATCTCGAGTGCTGTATGGTACTTGTGCGCCTTGGTATTGTCCGGGTTCTCAAACTGCTGCGGAACAAAAACTCTCGGATCTTCTGCTGCCATTCGAAGAGCAGTGTTAAGACATTCCTGAATGCAGGCGCCGATATCACCGTCGTCATGAATGAGAATTACCTGTGCGCCGTAGTGTTCAACGAGCTTACGGCGTTCTTCACTTACTGAGTCCGGCATAATGATAACGGTTTTATAGCCCTTAACCGCCCCGACAAGTGCAAGACCGATACCCTGATTTCCGCTTGTTGGTTCAACAATAATGGTATCTTCCTTAATTCTTCCGGCCTGTTCAGCTTTTTTTATCATTCTGAAAGCTGTTCTTGTCTTGATCGATCCGCCGACATTGAGCCCTTCGAACTTTACAAGAACATCTGCACTGCCCGGCTTGTTCATACGGTTGAGTCTGATCATCGGTGTATGCCCGATAGCTTCCAGTATATTGTTATAGATCATTGTTACTGATACTCCTGTTGGTTATAAATTATGGTGATAACACCCGGAAATTAGTATATCATAAAAATGATCTTTTGTCTACTGAAAAAATTACTTTCCGCTTTCGCCGTAGTTTGAAAGCACGCGGGCTGACGGGTCGTTTACGTTGCAGCCTTCCCATTCCTTATTCGGCATCCAGAAATCAACTATCATTTCGTCACTGCCGTCATAGTACTTTTCAAAGATCTCACGGTAAAGAAGTGATTCCTTTGTAAACGGTCTGGCATGAT from Ruminococcus sp. HUN007 encodes:
- the cysK gene encoding cysteine synthase A; translation: MIYNNILEAIGHTPMIRLNRMNKPGSADVLVKFEGLNVGGSIKTRTAFRMIKKAEQAGRIKEDTIIVEPTSGNQGIGLALVGAVKGYKTVIIMPDSVSEERRKLVEHYGAQVILIHDDGDIGACIQECLNTALRMAAEDPRVFVPQQFENPDNTKAHKYHTALEIMEEAAVTIDGFCSGIGTGGTITGIGEVLKAQNPDITIWAVEPENAAILAGGTIGTHLQMGIGDGIIPKILNQNIYDDICIISDEDAIKTAKDLARLEGIMCGISSGTNVAAALRMAEKLGEGKTVVTILPDTAERYFSTPLFE